Proteins found in one Methylobacter sp. S3L5C genomic segment:
- a CDS encoding DUF3301 domain-containing protein, producing MLSDIILISFICLAYGYWFNSQKAKEIALKIASAHCLSMEVQMLDGYVALNGIGLKRNKAGKISLRRSFLFEFSSTGNERYNGNVLMLGRKVESIYMDPYRIE from the coding sequence ATGTTAAGCGATATTATTTTAATAAGTTTTATATGTCTGGCATACGGATACTGGTTTAATTCCCAGAAAGCCAAAGAAATTGCGCTTAAAATAGCTAGCGCCCATTGCCTGTCAATGGAGGTTCAAATGCTGGATGGTTATGTAGCATTAAATGGTATTGGGCTAAAAAGAAACAAGGCAGGAAAAATAAGCTTGCGGCGATCATTTCTGTTTGAGTTTTCATCGACCGGTAATGAGCGCTATAACGGGAATGTATTAATGCTGGGTCGTAAAGTCGAGTCCATATATATGGATCCGTATCGAATTGAATAA